The genomic stretch CATCCCAAATGTGAATAGAAGTTAATTACTAAAGTGAGGGAACAGTATGGAGGCACCGAGTCGGGATATGAAAGCATACATTTCTAACTGAATGGAGGTGAAGTCTTACAGCCTGTGCCAGTCTGCCTGCAGACTTTGAAATTACAATCAAATCCTTTTATGACTTTTTATTGGCTACAAGGTTTCCACAGAATAACTGAAGAAAGTTTCTGTAGGTGTTGGCCAGCACTGCTCTGTTTCATAAAGGTCCAGTAGCTATTTTCACATCTTTAAGACAGATGGGTTGAAAGCACCCAGAGTCACTGCCAGAGAATCACACTTTCCTCTTCAAACCTCTGGATCTTCATAAACCTTCAGAAATCGAGGCTCTTCACCACAGAAAGTCTGAGCACTTTCTCTTtagtctttgttttctttatcagCACAGTTAGTTTCTCACACCCTCCCTCTGCACGTCCCTCTCTGTGAGATGACCTTATTCACGCAACCTTGCATGAAAGCCAGACTCCTTTTCCTGGGAGTGAAATGTTATCAGCCAGATGTCCGTCTGCTGTAGCTGAGAGCTCAACACACTGTTGTATAGAGCAAAAGCCACGgatgaaatgtgcattttcacCAGTGTGACACACACCTTTACTCTGTAAAACACTGGAAGTCTTTTTAGTCTAAAACTTGCTGCTTTCACAATGTGTCCTCTGCTCAGCAGTTTATGTCGATCTCAAGTTCACTGAAGTGCAAACGTCTAAGGGTCGGTCACAGTCTGCACACCTGCAGTCTTTTGCACTCAGGTGTGCTCTCACATGCACTTAAGTGTGCATTCACATGTTCATGCgtgaataaacacacagcatttGTTGTAatggtttgtgttttctgtgtcatgAATTTCATACCTTCTACTTTTAGGTTGATAAATGACTCCTCGTTGCTCCTGATGGTGCTGGTGTAGCACTGGTATCTGCCCTGGTCCTGAACCTCCACCTTTGTCAGCAGCAGCGAGGCGTTTCCTCTGGGGATCTGGTCGTTGAACAGTGATGTCCTGCTCCTGAAGCGCTGCGCCTGGTTGTCCAGCTGGTCTTTGTTGTAGTAGTAGGAGTGGGCCTGCTTGTTTCCTTCCACCTGAATCCAGTGGATGACCTCATCGCTGCCACCCTTGAAGCTGCACGGTAAGACGCAGCTCTTCATGAAAACACAGGACACCTCAGCATCTGCAGCATCTGGTGAAGAAACATCAGGAAAAAATGAGCCTGGTTAAAATGACCATGTAAATCCAAATCACTCTCATCCTTTCATTGAGAAGCGTGAGACATGATTTGACAACAGAACTGATCTGAGAATCAATGAACATCCTGGTCAAACTGCACCAACACCGTTCTTTCAGAAAGACTACAGTTTGTCAGTAGCCTGGTGTTTGTGGCTGCATTCCCCTGAAGATAACTGTGTATCATGAAGAACTGAATGTCCTCCAGCGTCAGGACAAGGCAGTCGTTCGGTTAACTTTGTCCTCTCGGGGCCAGTGGAGCAAACTGTAAACTCGACGCTGACATCATCTTATGAAGTTATGGTGATCATAGTTTTACGAACATTTAAGCGGAGTGAGCGTCATCATTATTAACGGTGGGTTGTCCATATGAGACTGAAACGCTCTTTCAGTGCAGCGTTGGTGAGTGACGCCTTTCAtattaaacatgaaaatattcattagTGCAGATCAGAAATTagacaatgcataaaaaaaacagctcaacaTGTAAATCATCTTGACTTACATGCTCAGGAATtaagaacaaaaactgaaagcattcagtgtgtttgagttcAGGAAGGTGTCAGCAGGTTCAGCAAGATTCCAGCTAACCCATGAAGCTCTTAATCCACAGTCTCCACACTCcttctgatttattttactgATTCACTTCTTCACATTTTGATTGTCAATAAAACCTTTTTTATCCATATAAAAGgaaggtgcttttttttttttttttttttttttttttttttatgaagcaAACATGGCCCCTCTGGACTTTGCCACTTGACTGAAGTTCAAAGCGTGACTGCAGTGAAATCTCAGCTTTTATCTGTGAGCAGTTCGATATTCATTTAAAACCTGAAGCAAAGCTCTACCTTGTTGTACTTCTTCAATTAATCTCTCATTTTAGAAAGATGCACTTTCTCACTTGTCACTTTGTGGTATCCAGCTGTACAAGTAGTTTCTGTGTTACATACATAGAGATTCTTACTGATTGATATCGTTCTTCGCAGTAATGAAGTTCAGCTCCTTTCTATTGAGGTGacagttcatgttttattttgagacTGGAATAAGATCCGATGGGCTGTGAATGCCTCACTCACCTCCCCCATTCAGAGTCCACAGAAAGGTCAGGacagccaaaaacacaacactgttgCCCGCAGCCATCCTGTTGAATATTCCTGTGTTGATACTGAAGTGTACTGAAAAGGAAAGAATCAGTGTCACAGCCTCAGCAAGGCCACCGAACCTGCCTGACCACTACACATTCTGACACTATCTACCCGCTGGCTAATTTTACTCATGacacactgtgtgagtgtgagtgtgtgtgtgtgtgtgtgtgtgtgtgtgtgtgtgagtgtgagtgtgtgtgtgtgtgagtgtgagtgtgagtcaATACCAAAAGGGCGAGTTGCAATGTGCCCGTGGGTATTGTTGTAACATATTAACCTCACGGTAGAGGCTGCTGATTAAAAGAAGCTGCATAAACATGCTAGAGGTCAGATTTCTCCACTGCCCTACATACTATTTACTCGAGGAAAAAAATCCTTTACAATAAACACTCACATAAAATATGATATAATGACTTTCATGGTGCATATCCAGAAGACAGGATAAGTAGAAAAGCTGTCAAAGTCCCtcaataaaggaatattgaattgattATTAACAGTGAGAAGTTGTAACGCCTGTCGCTTTAAGAGAGTATTGCATTCTGGGTAAATGGTTACTTACGAGCCGAAGCAGGCGAAGCTTTGCTGTGGATGCGCATTTCAGAGGCATTTCAGAGATGTAGTTTACAGATGAGCTGAGTGTGTTCAGGGATTCACACACAGGTTCGACCCTGTGTTGGTTTTGTTTACTGCTgcttaaaagaaagaaaagacgaAACTTCAGAATCAGACAGCTCACGAGTGTTAGCATCCGGCTAGCACGTTAGCATCCGGCTAGCACTTTATCTTACTGACTGTTTtagctgactgactgagcttCAACATCTGTTTTAATATCGAGAAGATgttattttgctttgtttgtaaTAGTATTTAATGTGATTGAAGTCTAATTGTACTTCAAGAAGTTGCTATATATTGCGGTCTCTATATTGTCTGAATATTGCTTATGGAAGTAAGCTTATTTATTTACGGTACTCAGTGAGAGATATTCCTGTGTCTAGTAATTATTTAAGGTTACTATTGGCTAAAAGAATACTTGCAGTCTTTATGTTAAAATCTCTTTGAACACAAAGTGGTTGCCCCATTACACCCTCACCTCTTGCCTTCTTTCCTCATGTTTCCACATCCTGGTATACACACCCCATCAGTGTTTTATACTCAGTAATTACACTGTAATCTGCAGGGatttaccaaaatgtcaaataggTTTTTGTCTTCAGATGGAAATAACATTTTATCGCTtggttgttgtcttttttccctcAAACTACAACACACAACGGAAATAACAAACCCACCAAACACAGAGAACtataaataaagtgaaatatcaTTTACTAAGTGGTACTTACTTGTTTGAACAGCTGTTTTATGATGGAAATGCGCGTCTGTCCGCTCAGTAAACTCATCGTTCTTTTCGTTTTTGTATTTAAAGCCAAACTGAACTGCATTACATTTCAGCAATCCTaaacagaaagatggagagaaatttgGTCTTCATCACCCAGATTTCATCCAAATGGTGGTCTCCTCTGGGTGGGGTGTGGTGGGAATGAAGGCCAGGAAGAGATGTAATCCAGTTGTTGTCATTCCTgcaatcagtttttcagcactTTGGCATTTCAACTTCCTTAGTTATGAATTACACCGTGTAGGTCACATCCTGTGTGTACATGTAGTGTATTGTCTATACTGACTCAACCTCAGGCACACTAGAGCACCATATAAGGACTGATCTGCTGCTCAAGATCCCAGTTATGGACAATTACTGAACCTTTTTGAAAAATTAAACTGTATTTGTGAGCTGCTTTTATGATTTCTGTCTGAgttgagagccacagacaggaagtcagagataatcagcggtggaagaagtattcagatgtTTCGATCACGTAAAAGTAATCAATACTCATTGTGCAGAAACACTTCGTTCCAAGTTAAAGTCAGCAGTGAAGGGTTACCCTCAGTGAAAGTATAAAATATTAGCATTAAAACGTAAAGTTCTAAACAGAAAAGTGCTCATCATGCGGAATGGCCCTTTTCAGaataatactgtatatgtagttttttttttattactggTGGTACATCATGTGACTGTCGCAGCAGGTAAAGGTGGAGAATCTGTAGAGTAACTAGTAACTACAGGTGAGAGGGTCAGTATTTACATGATGTGGTGAACTGGAAGTACAgattagccaaaaaaaaaaaaattaagatattcaagtacaaatacctcaaaattttatttaagtacagtacttgagtgaaGGTACTTAATTACTTCGCACCACTGGAAAATAAAGTCTCTCCGAGATGGACTGACACGTTGTTTATTTATAGGATTTATTGATATCGGAAAAATGTAGAATAACAACACCATCCTTTAAGATCATAACACGAATACatcacactgaaatgctgcctGGTGCACTTTATAAAAACTTCTTTCTGAGCATCAACGTTCACTTTCGACCTGGAAACACCAGTTTGACAACATAATCTTATGCTCCACATGAGCTTTCTCTGGAGGTTTCAGCTGACTTTGCTCAGTCAATATGAAGTTGGCACCTCACCCCTGATACCAGGTGACGTTTTCACCAAAATACACGGTGACACCTGAGCAAACTTCATGAGCTGATGAAAGTGTGTGACTCGCAGCCCTAAGCTGCAGAGAAGAACACAGACGCACACCTTCTGTGATTAGTCCTTTTAATAACATTAATCATGACACTTTGTGAAAGAGATCAAGTATAATTCAGGAAACATGATGCGTGTTTAAGGTGTGGCAGTGCAGAGCGAAGCAGAAACTATGTGGATCTGCTGCAGATTATATATTGACAAGGTTTCTTCTAGGCCAATGACAACACGTTGAACTTTAATCTTTCCACATCAAAAAGAAAGTGTTGTTCAGTCACATCAGTGATTCACATTCACCTGTCTAACCTATCGAACAGCTCCCAGGGTTTGACCTCTGGGACTGTCCTTTCAGTTCAGCTTAAATGCAGCAGGATAGAAGAACATGAAGTCAGTCTTTTTGGAATTTGGAAGTCCAGCCTGTGTAGGGAATGACTGACTCAGacctgaagaggaagaacagatcCTCACCTGGTCTAAAACGGTGACAAACGCAGCAGGAACTAAATCAGGAACTCAAAGTCCGTTTTATGTGTTTCTGTTCGTCTCCGCTGCATCTGAAGAACTTGAACACTCAACAACTTAAAACGTTCAACAATAAATATCACAGAAAATGTCCTCCCCTGGTCCTGGTGGCACGCTGTGACCACGCCACACCAGCTTTTCACATGTCTGAAGGTTCTCGTTCATCCAGGTCCACGGTTCTTCTCAGCACTCACAAGCCTCTCAAATGGTTAAATCTTGCAGCAACTTAACTTTCATTGGAATGACTGTGATCAGCGGATTCGCTTGAAATCGGTGCAGATTTCTGCATCAACCTCGTCTTTGATTGATAGTGGCAGGCCGTCTTGATAGAGCTGACCTCCACAGTAGAGGGAGCTGTTGTAGCTTCTTGGCTCTGTAGCTCcattcacatttatttaacCTCCTCTATTGGAGCATTAATTGTTCCTCAACACAGCAATGATAGAAGACAGGAGCCTGTGGTACAAATGTGTCTTTAACTGTGTGAGCTGGTTGTCTCATTAGCAGCTAAGCTAGACTAACGAGGTCATGAGCTTGCTAACTGACCGTTAGCAAGCTTGTCAGCTTAGGGAGCTTtaattttcctcttcatttactttttattgAACTAAATGATCATCCATGATCAAACAGAGCAGTACAACAGACTGCAGGGGTTTTGAGACTGATTGGCTAGCATGTTAGCGGTTAGCTTGCCCACCAGAGCACTACACCCACTGGACATGTTTGCATTGTCACCATGACAAGTTCTCTGGTGCGACCAGGCCCTAAAGCAGCCACAAGGTTTGTTTTTGACCACTGAACAAACCGCTTTGCCCCAGCAGTTCCTGGGTATCGGTTAGCAGTGCCCCTGAGCAGGGACTTTTGGGGCCAAGAACTATGGAACTAAATTCAGACCGGTGTTCCTCTGTTCAAAATGCAGGTCAAATTCCTGAGGTCCTGAGATGGTTCCTGGACCCCTAGAAAAGTCCCTGCGCTGGGAGGGGGCTTTTACAATCAGCAGGATTTCTCTAAAAGTGTTCgtgaaacaacagcagattAAGAGCTGCGCTATCAGGGTCCGCCGACCCTTCATGAAGACGCTGGAAGccttttgtgcattttctaCACTGCAGCATGCACAGTTAAAAAAGTCGCAGTTTATCAGGGTGTCATCTAAAATCCAAAGGGACCAAGAAGAGTTCCTCATTAGAAGAACACCCAGAGAACAGTAATTTGAAAGCGTTCACTAGAATTCATTTTTCAGAAAAGCTCTCAAAGAAACTTCCCGTTCCTGAGAGGCCGTCAGTCCTTTgtcagtgtgtggctgtgtgcgtgtttgtttgttagtaTTCTGTTAGTTTTCGGTGGTTCTAGGTTCTGTTTGTTCTCAGGTTAGCTGAGTGCCGGATTGTCCGTTGGTGCCACCTGtagtcaaacagctgctctcatTCAGGTTACGGTCTGCTGCCGAGTCTGAAAGAAGGGGAAACACAAGGGTGGGGATGAGAGGACGAGGAGACAAAGACCATGAggtcaaagagagagaaaaatcctGACTTCATGAGGGTTATTATCAGGTTTTGATTTGACTGTTCATTGATCTTTAttgttgtttcttgtttgtGGTGCTCAGTGAGCGTGAACTCAGTGTTATTATCTGTGACTTTTACAGATAAACTCCAGGTTAGGACGTGTCTCCTGGGACAGCAGAGCAAAGACTTGATCAATGGCTCCATCTAGtgtctggttttggtctttcagCTCGTCAGATTTTTACGTTTTGGGTGACTGACCTTTGACTAAATGCAGCTCTGTCACCTCCTCTGGGTCGTTTCTGGCCTTTGAGGTGCTTCCTGGGTGAAAGAGAGACATAATGTGTGTGAGATCGTCCGAAATAACAAATCAGCATTGAGCTCTAAATTTCAGCACCTGCACGGACTCTAAATGAGGACTTAGCTTCTAATCCAGATTGTCAGAAAACTCCCTGAGCTCTTTGCTCTTTGtactttcttgtttttcttgcctcgcctgctcctccctcagctgctcACTTCCCTCCTTTCTTAGACTCCATCTCTCTGACCCGGATCCAGTTAGTTgtaactggtctgactggtgtGGGTGTGGAGTGACAGCTGTAGCATTAATATCTTGGTTTCTATTCCAGTTTTTGTTGTTCAGGCTGCCCTGAACGCTCACTCTGAGACACAGAAGCTGGACTTCACTCTCAGAACTTCATGTtttatgcagaaacacacaccttcaccgATCACTGCGTTTGTGGTTTTTCTCTGAGAACGTTCAGCAGTTTATTTCTaccacaaagaaataaaaacgtCTTGATTTAAAGCTTGTTAACCTCCACAGCTGTGAAATGAACTCTTAATTTAATGTACTTTTTATTTGGGGTCTGGTGAAGAAGTCAGCTGCCTTATACATCGATGTTATACTAAATTTAacaaacattttgcattttttttagctttcttcacagtaaaatataatattttaGCAGGAcccaaacaaaaatgttcatgtgttccttttaaaaaactgaaaacatcatAGAAATGTTAATAACAATCAATTTAAGACCAAAACCAGACTTTTTCTGCCCACCGCCAGTTTGAATTGGAGTTATGTGAAAGCACATATTCTCAATGGTGTTTTAATTTGTgttacactctgtgtgtgtgtgtgtgtgtgtgtgtgtgtgtgtgtgtgtgtctcgtgTCTGTCCAGTCAAGCTGTCTTCTTTCTATCTATTAATGTCCACATCTCTTGCAGTCCATCCGTACCTCTCATCTTCAGGTAGGCCAGCATGCCCGCCATAACGAGAACCAGCGCAGCGATCACCAGACCGACAATCCACCAATAAGAGGGCGCCTCTGAAGTACTCcgctcacctgcacacaggtaacaaatacacacacatattacatGTCTGAAGTCTGATAGGACACTCACTGGAGCAACAAACGTGTATgaatccaccactgaaaatagtcccgaAATGCTCAGTGTCCTCCTGTTTTTTggttaaaaactacagtgagcagctgaacctttttttttgaataaaacTAGATTTTTGTGAGGTGTTTTCAAAGATTTGTGTCTTCAGTGGGAACCAGTGGACTCTGGgctgagacaggaagtcagaaagtgTCAGTCTAACAGGTGTTCGTGACCTCACCGACGGGACCGTCGATAGTGACGTCAGTGCGTTCGGTGTGAGTGTTGTACGGCACCGAGAACACACAGCTGTAGCTGCCCGTGTGCTCCGAGTGCTTGGGGTCCATCAGCCGCAGAGAGCCATCTCCAAACGGGACCCTGAACCCGTCCAGCTCCACGTGGTTGTTCCAGGGCGGCGAGAAGACGCTGTGCCCCGACCGGCTGTCGAAGGTGAGGATGTGGGAGAGGTCCTCGCCGTTGGAGAAGCTCCAGTGGAGGAAGGGGTCGTTCAGGTAAGGAGGGGCGTAGCAGGGGATGGTCAGATCTTTCCCTTGAGTTCCTCTTATTTCTACCAGAGAGCAAGAGTGAAAGGTTTGGTTCATCTGGTTGATATCGACCTCATCCTTGATGGGTCAGTGTTGGGCCGAGCTCTGTCCTCTTACCTCTCTCCCTGAGTGAGGTGGTCCAGGTCGGGCCGCCGTAGGACGTCGTGACTTTACAGATGTAGATGAGGTCAGGTTGTCCGTTGAGCCTCTTGAGGCGGCTGTCCACCGTGTAGAGCCCCTGTTTGTCGGCCAGCATGCGCGTGATTGGTCGCAGGTCCTCGAAAGTGGGCGGCTCAGTTGCCCAGGTTACGCGAGGAGCCGGGAAGACATTGCGGACGGTGCACTTCATCTCCTCGTAGCCGCTCAGCCTCGTCAGCTCCAGAGACAGACCTTGGATgggagctacacacacacacacacacacacacacacacacacacacacacacacacacacacacacacaaagacactcacAGCATGCTAAAATGTTTCCCAGCAGCCCCTGATGATAGACTCTAAATGCCAGGGCCCAATATAGCCAGCCAGCGGGTGATACCATTCTCATGAAGATAACATTAGAGCTGAGTTAACATAATATAACAACGCCACAAACATTCTTACAAGCAATGGAAATACTTGGAAAAAGCTCTATGTGTTGAGTGGCAGAATAAAAGTATTGGCATGGAAATCTGTGAGCGGGAAGGTTTGAAGTGATTCTGAAGTAATTGTGCACGCAGCAATCAGAATAAAAGCAGGAGATTATGAAACAAGGAGTCTGCAGACGTGCTGGTGCCTCTGTGAGACTTTAAGCTCAGCAGgtgggctaaatgctaacatcagcatgctaacatggtcgCAGTGACgatgctaaaatgctgtttaGCATCAAGGTACGAGACAAAGTGAAAGCTTCACTTTTCTTTTACATGAAGCTGGATCAATGATCAAACATtcgtctttttctgtgtttttcttcaacagatctttttccattttttggaCTAATGGAAGAGTCGGGATCGGCCGCAGCGAGCTGGTGAAGAGCTGCTCAGCATGGTAATCACATCACGTTGTAATTATGATTGACTGTCCTTTATCAAAGCAAcatgagtttgtttggctgatCTGAAACCaggtgcagcagctgctggtcgAGTGCTTGCTGTAGTGTTAAAGTGCAGCTGCAGTTACCACCAGGTGTCACCGAATGAACCAGGACTGCAACCTGAAGGATCATGAACTAATACCATCTCATCGTGTCGGTAGCAGACAG from Chaetodon auriga isolate fChaAug3 chromosome 21, fChaAug3.hap1, whole genome shotgun sequence encodes the following:
- the hhla2b.1 gene encoding CD276 antigen isoform X1, with amino-acid sequence MSLIHTWACFLLWVSLATQDKTPDVAVTCFVSKECVLPCSFTPGSKETVEWFRQDVVVYKYERDNDDDDDDDDDDDDDDSSEEHYRHEQIAGRASIFPHLISRGNATLILRGSGLKDRGTYRCHVSTSKGEHNAKVIVKVEAPIQGLSLELTRLSGYEEMKCTVRNVFPAPRVTWATEPPTFEDLRPITRMLADKQGLYTVDSRLKRLNGQPDLIYICKVTTSYGGPTWTTSLREREIRGTQGKDLTIPCYAPPYLNDPFLHWSFSNGEDLSHILTFDSRSGHSVFSPPWNNHVELDGFRVPFGDGSLRLMDPKHSEHTGSYSCVFSVPYNTHTERTDVTIDGPVGERSTSEAPSYWWIVGLVIAALVLVMAGMLAYLKMRGSTSKARNDPEEVTELHLVKDSAADRNLNESSCLTTGGTNGQSGTQLT
- the hhla2b.1 gene encoding CD276 antigen isoform X2; the encoded protein is MSLIHTWACFLLWVSLATQDKTPDVAVTCFVSKECVLPCSFTPGSKETVEWFRQDVVVYKYERDNDDDDDDDDDDDDDDSSEEHYRHEQIAGRASIFPHLISRGNATLILRGSGLKDRGTYRCHVSTSKGEHNAKVIVKVEAPIQGLSLELTRLSGYEEMKCTVRNVFPAPRVTWATEPPTFEDLRPITRMLADKQGLYTVDSRLKRLNGQPDLIYICKVTTSYGGPTWTTSLREREIRGTQGKDLTIPCYAPPYLNDPFLHWSFSNGEDLSHILTFDSRSGHSVFSPPWNNHVELDGFRVPFGDGSLRLMDPKHSEHTGSYSCVFSVPYNTHTERTDVTIDGPVGERSTSEAPSYWWIVGLVIAALVLVMAGMLAYLKMRDSAADRNLNESSCLTTGGTNGQSGTQLT